One genomic region from Danio aesculapii chromosome 24, fDanAes4.1, whole genome shotgun sequence encodes:
- the ropn1l gene encoding ropporin-1-like protein, translating into MPLPETMYCAQQINIPPALPNMLKQFTKAAIRTQPCDVLQWAADYFSALSKGQDLPVKKRLELPVATQKTDTGLTPGLLKILHQQLAPKETFTKDELLPKWKVLHLPVEQLDTILALGNFSENINWMQFFALACSALGGSITSALKHACEILTEDPEGGPAQIPFHMFHSLYTYLAHLDGEIPEEQIDSFLHCLEEQAQSQGEMVQPSNFTSLHSVEK; encoded by the exons ATGCCTCTTCCTGAAACCATGTACTGCGCTCAGCAGATCAACATCCCTCCAGCTCTGCCCAATATGTTAAAGCAGTTCACAAAAGCAGCAATAAGGACGCAGCCTTGTGATGTGCTGCAGTGGGCGGCTGA CTATTTTTCAGCATTATCAAAAGGTCAGGACCTGCCAGTTAAGAAGAGGCTGGAATTGCCAGTGGCGACTCAAAAGACAGACACAGGACTTACACCAGGCCTTCTGAAGATCCTTCATCAACAG CTTGCACCTAAAGAAACATTTACGAAAGATGAGCTTCTTCCCAAGTGGAAAGTCCTGCACTTGCCCGTGGAACAGCTTGACACTATCCTCGCACTTGGAAACTTCAGCGAAAACATTAACTGGATGCAGTTTTTTGCTTTAGCATGCAGCGCTTTGGGTGGG AGCATCACGAGTGCTTTGAAACATGCATGTGAAATACTCACAGAGGACCCTGAGGGTGGTCCAGCGCAGATTCCTTTCCACATGTTTCACAGTCTGTACACATACTTGGCCCATCTGGATGGAGAAATTCCTGAAGAACAGATCGACAGTTTCTTGCACTGTTTAGAGGAGCAAgc ACAAAGCCAAGGAGAAATGGTGCAACCTTCAAACTTTACAAGCCTCCATAGTGTTGAGAAGTAA